The DNA sequence tgcgaacttcgtcctttaggggaagtgtgaccccgtccaggacaggttggcaaatttccctgcctgggcctagGGATCCTATTgatagtacctccattttctctggattcagactgagtttgttttccctcatccagcccattactgactcaaggcaggcattcagaggagagatgccatctttggtcactgcaagagtcagaagcatagagaaatatatttgggtgtcatcagcgtactgataacaccgtgccccatgcctctggatgatctctcccagtggcttcatgtaattattaaacagcatgggggacagaatggcaccctaagggatgccagatgtcggctctcttttacgagagcagctgtcccccagcctcaccatctggaatctacccgagaggtacgAATGGgcccactggagcgcagtgccccccaatacctaactccctcaggcattccagaaggataccatggtctatggtatcgaatgccgttgagatgtccaagagcatcagcagggtcacacttcccctgtcaatgcccagatggagattaTTGaccaaagcgaccatggcagtctcaactccgtatcccgccctgaagccatcatcgtcatcatcatctcttATTTATTAATAAAGTTGCTCATGTGATTTAACATAACCCACTGGTTGCTAATTCATATAAAACCCAGAAACAAAATAACAAGTAGCAGGGCTAGTAAAAGATCAAGATTACATGTTTCCAGTGGGTTAACATCCAACATAATTCATGCTACTAGATTCTAAACTAGTTAGAGCATTAGGAAGAGTACCCAGGTAAAATATATTAGAGAATTCAACTCTGGTAAAACATATGGTATTCATGTCACCTTAATTTACATGCATCTGTGAAAGGATGTAGTTGGTTTTAAGTCtgtatgaaacaaacaaacatggctgCTTCTACCACTAGACACCCAAAAGTGGTGCTGAATCCTGATTCCTCCTGAATTGTGCAAATATGATGGTGTCATTCTACTAACAAAAGTTGCAATATGTAAGTGATACCTTTCCCATTCATAAAATCTGTGAAATAAGCATCCCATGTTCGTTTAGGAAAGATGGGCATCTTgttgttaaaatgaaaaaaggataCCAGTGTGTCCTTTGGGTTTCTAATCAGCACCAGTACCTGAAACATAAagaaataatgtaaaaaaaattcaTACTGTAATACTGTACATTCAGAGTACAACtagacagacagatagctagATAGGGAAGGATGATATGAACATGTAATATATAGGGGCTGGCCATATATATTAAAGTAATTtaatatacatttattaaaaaattgttaaaactATAAATCAAATACACATTCCTACATAACTGAAACCACAATATCTTTTAATAGATTATGAATGTTTATTGTTCCAGTTTTGAAATACAAGCATTCTGCAAAAGTTCAAAGTTCTTTGACAATGCAACTCATTACCGAACAAAGTAAATAATGTAAAGAACATTTCACAGTACTGTGAAGGAGTAACTGTATAAATATTTCCCTGTCAATTTTTCTCTGCTAGAAAGGGTAAACATTACCTGATGTGACACCATGTCAGGTTTGCAAATAGCTTGTTCCCCACTTGGCTCTAGAAAGTAAGATAACCAACTAGACATACCCAACAAAATTTGGTTCTTAATACAAGTATACAGTAGGCAATCAGGTTAGCAACACTTTAATCAACAGTAAGACTGGGTAGAGAGGGGTCATCTTGAAAATACAACTGAGAACAGTTCACTGACACCTCATTTTTCCAATCACAGCAGAGCTGTCCTGGACGAGGCAATCCATACGTATCAAACATGAAAGAAACTTTTGAATTGACAGTTATATTGTTATGGTGAATATTAGATTCTACTCAACTCTTTTCTCTCACAAAGAACCCCAAGGTTGATGCTGGTGTGTGCCAGTTTATAGCATGGTTATGCAGAACTGCATCCTATGAAGTGTACATACCATAAgaagtacagtatataaaatgtGTGCACTCACCTTGGCTTTGTTTCTGAAGACAGATTTAGGCAATATATCGGGAGTGAGGTGAGTGATTATAATTCTTCTTGAAGGTAGTTTTTCCATCCTctttaataaaataagaaaaaaggacTAATATCAAAATTGAGGTTAATAAATGTCAATCTTTTcaactcaatttaaaaaaaacatttgtgaTGGAAGCATTTTTTCAATGCAGGTGATCTGcagaaattttatttaattagtAACTCGCTCAGCTGTTAAAAGGCACCTTTCCTCTATGGCACTGAGCAGACAGAGAGTAAAAACTAGGACCCTTCCAGGGccgtgttcccactatgatttaaagcaaattgctgatcaggttatatgaccatcgttcccatttcaaactgggtcTGATCCTGCTGTGATCGGTTCCAATCATGATAAAGCAAGggaaatgcaaaaaaacaacaacactctttCCTGATACTAGTTCTTTGCTGGTTCTTATGGAAAAAAAATGATTCTGAAGTGtcttcaacaagtgggaatgacagaacCACATCATTCTGAaccacatcattctggaggggagggactaatggcagaagggtgtttaccatccctcctcagtttttggtagatccaccattccgtcagtgctgcctttgtacttgtgGTATAATCAATGggagcatgattttttttaaaaaaaaaaatagaagatttgattcattagttttgcaactacttgcaattacctgAGCGATCCAACAGCAGCTCATAGTGAGACAAGTAGTTGCAATGAattgaatcacacacacacacacacacacacacacatatatatatatatctcccccaAGCCAGGCTGCCGCAGAcatcactgatgacgcacagattattgacatgcattttgaagtggagCAAACTAGTAGGGATGACAATAgtgccaaaaaaagaagggaaTAATGAAAAagtccactttcatagtgggaatgatggaccttttggattcaatttaccaacacggagtgaaggcaaattacaaactggtttaaaagtaaATGGGAATGAACCACAGGTTTTCCCAACTCAGGTGGAACCTCTGCTATCCGCATAGCCTGCTCCCACAATGGGCCAAATGCCCATGGGTAGTTTGCACTAACCTTTACCCCAGTGAGGCCCCTGCATATGAATAACTACATTCATGAAATTACAGCTCTTCAAATTTTTTTCAACAGAATGGGAATTTCTCTCTGCTGTCATAAAGTTGTTCATTTTACAAATTAGGTTAAAATGAATGATATAATCACTATTGCAAAACACCTGCATCAACAGCTACTATTTACAACTACTGATCATGTCAGCTATATATTACTTCCAAGATTTAAGTCACTAAACCTCTAAGATGATAATATTTGTTGGGTGAGCATGAATGGTAAAATTTCTTGCCGTCACGTGGGCATTTCATAAGCATATAGTTAATGGCTGTTGTAACAGAATGTTGAACGCAGCATGTCTTTGGCCTGATCCAACATGgcctttgttatgtttttaactatgtctGTGCCTGCAGCTGAACACCAAagccaaagaaacaaaaagagctAATCTACATAGAACATCACCATCTAGTGACTTTAACTGGTTGTTGCACATATATTCAATAATTTATTAACTATCTTTTTGTTATAGTGTTATCTAGGCACACTGCTTGTTAACAGCCAGAGCTGATAGCATGGCAGGGCTGCATAGGACTTTACCCTGAAGTTACATGAAACAGTTTCTACCCCCACCCTGCAAAAAACCATCCCAAATGCACTTTTGAACTAAGTGGCAAATCTAGAACAgtatagcattttttaaaaaagatacagttTGACCATATTAATTTAAATTGAtttgaaaatgtcccagatgGCAATTAACTAAATGGAATTATTTGGATGATTTTGTTTGGGCATGCTGTTACTTTTCTATAaagattttaattcttttatgaAAAAAATGTTCTACTTAATTCATATTGGAGATATTATATATATTCTCACCTAAACTATGAGcacatgtttttatttatctgCTTGGATCTTTGTTGCTTTGcagattaattaataattaatataacaAATCTGAGCCATTCTGACCTTGAATTTGTCTGGATCTCCAAATTCAAGACGTGGAGTAATTTTCAGTTCCTTCTCAAGATCAgttctctttttcatttcctcttcTGTATATTTTGCAGATGTGATGGATAAGTTATTTAAGATTCCTTCAAGCCAGTGACTACCTGAAAGGTATGAGAAATGTATGGAATATATGCTTGAGTCTGACACATGTAGCAATCTTGTTCTTCCAGCTGCTCTGGAAACTGTATACAGATGATTTTAAGGACATTGCTTCCAAATCTCCCCTGGAGCTCTTTGTTAGTATCCTGATTAAACAAATTATAGAATTAAAGCAGATCTCAATCACTAGCCACTTCATCCCCTTCCTCACTGGTGCAGGAAATCTGCTGTTAGGtgatcatccagcctcttctAAAAACCTCTATCAAAAAAGAGTCCATCACTTTCAAAGGCAGTCTACCCCTATATGTAAGCTCATTTGAACAGTGACAAATAGTGAATATTGATAGTGAATATTTTAATCAGTTAAACATATACAATATGAtacaaaaacagataaaatcCCAGTTTTTTTTCCTAACAAATAGTTTGCATGGGGTGAAGTGAGGCAGGCAGACTGATCGGGACAGTGGTTTGAGATAAGGAATCACtctcacacatacaaacacacatgcctgctatttgcaGCAGAAGGAAACTTGCCATTAACACAGTTTGAAATAGCAGGTGCTTGTGGTAATGATGTTTTCAACCACCAATGTTTTTACATTTTCCTCCATAACAAAGACACAAGACAGCATACAAAAATTGGAACAGACACAGATAAAGACatgtaccatttttaaaaattacattatctttaaatagTTAAGAATTAAAGTAAGAACAATTTAAACCAtcttaaaccatttaaaacattaagaaCAACTGGAAATATATAAactaaaaaaagcaaaaaattaaaacactacaaatgcctttgtggagtgtgtgtgtgtgtgatgggggagaggaggggagattTCAATGACCATGGAGCAGGGGGATGGGGACAGGACATCAGATACACCTTTGCTGCCACTTCAAAGGCCTGATGCAGCTCAGGGATCCTGCAGCTTGTTATTCATTTAGAAGAAATgctttaaatgagagttaaatgaTAGGACTTTCCTCATGTCCAGTTTAGCCTGTATAAGTCatgtaattaaataaaatttatatttataaaagaaGGTTTGTGTGACCAAAAGATAAGGTTTCTTATGTAGAAATGATGCTATCTGTCATCCTGAGATAAAAAATAAGGAGGGAATTCTCAGTCTCCTACTCCCTTGCATGGCCATCTGTACACACGCACCACCAAAAAACGTGtcccggtgtgtgtgtgtgtgctccttCTAAACAAGGTAAGGCTGTTGGGAGAGACAGAATGACCTTGAAATAGGTGGAGGTCTACAactccattttgggaggaagtgggaggaagaatgGGGTGTAAGGGTATGCACCCAGTTTAGATAAATCCTGAAATTTAATGTCAATCAGGTTAGTTTGAATGAAACTGAAAACATCTCAGAGCATCCTGATCTGCATCCAGAGtgcatcagcttcctctgaaGTAATTTGGACCCATCTGGTGCCTCCAATACAGGGCCCACCTGAAAGGTAAAAGGTgccttaatctctctctctcttctttttgttgtgtctcTCTGTGCaagtatacacagagagagggggagggagggaaggaggaagaagaagacagcacAGGAAGCAGTCATATCATAATAGCCCTTCCAccatgccatctgacatcatctggcctgggaaggagtgaaaaagCAAGctcaactccatcaggcctagcttcaagaagaagagccttccctccatgccatctgacatcatttggcctgggagggagtgaaaaggcaggcccaatcCCAGCAGAGCTAGCCAAAAGAAGAGCCTTCCCTTCATGCCAACTGTCATAATCAggcctgggagggaatgaaaaggcaggcccaactccatcagggctagccagagcaagaagaagggccctccctccagtccacctaccacggtccaagcctcagagggagagaagaaccactggccatgatccctttccccaccaccattcacttctccttttgtgtcatgtctttttagattgcaagcctgagggcagggaaccatctgaacagtgttgccaatcaccctcgaAGTAAATCCCCTGATTGGCTTCCCAGAATGCCTGCAAAATTCCCGGGAGGGGGTGGGATGTCCGGGTCAGGGGGCAGGATTCTAGGTCAGGGGGTGAGACTTCTAGGTCAGGGGGTCttcaaggcactatgggaaggctaaagggggCAGAACTTCCAGAATGGGAGGTATAtcgggttttgggggggggggggggggaaggtattCATACTTTTTCTTAGGATGGGCAAGAGTGATACTCACCACATTTAGGATATCCTGTCATGATCACATCATCTCTCCTGGCTTCAAAGGTTTCAAGAGCTTGTAAAGTTTCTGGACGGCAAATAGTAATAGGATACAAAACTCCTTTGTAAGAACAAAGTTTCTCTTCTGAGGATAACTTGGAACCATCCATCAACATCCTGTCAAGAAATTCCACAACATGTTTCCTGTCCTGGGCCATATTTTTGTTCACTGGGAGTAGACTGAGGATGAGAGTTGAGCTGTTGTTCTTGAACAGACACGTATTTATGCAGATCTTTTCTGAAAGATTACATAACAAAGGTCTTGGCTTGTATATAGCAGTGGGAGGTGTCTAAGGAAATAACGTTACTGTTtaactgaggaagtagaatttAATTCTAACTTTCGCTTTGCTCAATGCAGATTCACTGAGTTTCCTGACATCTGGATCGTCATTCTCTCAAGTGGCAGGAAAGAATATTTCCCATGTTCTTGGAAGTAAAAAATGGGTTGCAATTAGAAACAGATAAAGAAGAAATGATTCTTCAAAAAACGTAGAAAAGGCAGAGCTGGGGAAAGTATCTTTTTTGGACTGCTGTTTCTTAAATCATTATGTATACGCTACTCATAGTAGCAGAAAGAGCTCTTACTACTTTGCTAGCAGGTAGAAGAGAGACTTGAGGAACTATGGCTTGTAATACTAGGTACAGTACACAAATTCCCTgttctgtgcaattttttttatattaatatatctttattttacaaagcttgtgtttttaaaggcaaaaatacACATCCTCTGCTTCATGTGACTTCAGTACATATAGATGTACATACCATTTAGTTTGGTCCCATTTCACAGGTGAGGAATGGTGAGCCACTGGTACATTTAAGTAGGTTCAAGTCAGTCAAACCATAACCAAAATTTATTTAGCATTAGTAAGAGAAATAATGGAGTACATCTAAGCACATCATGGGTATATTTTACTCACTGTACAATGACAGCATTTTCTATTTCCATGCACTTGAAACTAAGAatcagcaggggtaggcaaagtaCCCCCTATAGGACACACATGGCTGCAGTGCTATTTTGTGGTCTCCAGGAGtacccaaatacacacaaaatcCAGTGGaagtctagagcagtggttccctcAGAGGTATGCAGCAGAATATTAAGGGTGTGCAAAACACTTTTTAATAATGCCAGAATAATCAATAACACCTCCTTTACCTTCTTTGCATGTATCTTCTTCCAAAAGGAGAACAatgttcaacctgaggaaaagGGAGCAGATGATTCAGTGGGGGAAATACAATAAACATTAGGCAAAGAGGTAACTACAgactacagaagaaaaaaaattccacctTGGTACAGGAATACGTGGCTActgtaaatgaattcaagtctccagggccagatcaACTACACTCAAAAAGAATTGGCAGAAGTAATTTCaaaaccactggcaataatctctgagaattcctggagaacaggaataCTACCagtggactggaggagggcaattgttttccccattttcaaagtggaaaaaagaggacccaaacaattacttcCCAGTTAGCTTgaaatcaataccaggaaagattctagagcagatcactgaacagagagtctgtaaacatttagaaaggaatgccataattacaaaaagtcaacatgttggtttttttaatagaGTTAACACTTGGTAGactgaggggaatgctgtggatgtaattTATCTTGATTTCggtaaggtctttgacaaagcCCCCCCACAATATCTTTGCAAACAAGCTActaaaatgtggtctagacaatgcaacggttaggtgg is a window from the Sceloporus undulatus isolate JIND9_A2432 ecotype Alabama chromosome 1, SceUnd_v1.1, whole genome shotgun sequence genome containing:
- the LOC121921435 gene encoding sulfotransferase 6B1-like codes for the protein MAQDRKHVVEFLDRMLMDGSKLSSEEKLCSYKGVLYPITICRPETLQALETFEARRDDVIMTGYPKCGSHWLEGILNNLSITSAKYTEEEMKKRTDLEKELKITPRLEFGDPDKFKRMEKLPSRRIIITHLTPDILPKSVFRNKAKVLVLIRNPKDTLVSFFHFNNKMPIFPKRTWDAYFTDFMNGKVSWGSYFDFVKEWDKYIDNENVTAVNYEDLKENPNLEVKRIAKFLGFSLTEEEIQSVVEKSRFKTMKESGQETLGAFGDILFRKGSVGDWKTLFSESQNKEMDRKFEEYLAGTKLGAQIKYDIYCKI